A stretch of SAR324 cluster bacterium DNA encodes these proteins:
- a CDS encoding ATP-binding protein, producing the protein MPIYSLLEKSSLVNQQEIGLQKPLLSLFTKLFLAFLLHAVLLMGLMMLAVHNQVRSEFRGFLQQQESGRLRYVVGVLEQHYAIQRSWNLLENQRIYWFIILQESLRQAVLEGENFPLSMQRPRKHGPRDLFEDFDESFELFESSPDLSGPRARKPPRAQEWGSNLTLVDTQGRLIAGQPSNQTVVLRMPINYRHRIVAFLQWHGNVPQSGLRFLERNLQWLWFFGGSLVLLGPLIAWLVSRQLLKPVQELKNGTEKLREHQLDTRIPVATSDELGQLAQAFNEMAAALQNYEYQRQQWLADTAHELRTPLSILKGEIEALEDGVRSFDKSSLASLHQETTRLQRIVEDLRLINHLELGKLELFFRPLELNKLVIEALKQAQTRLEAARVKVNWTPTQAELPINGDYDRLHQVLLNLMENTARHASDSNLDVRSGFDQNEVVLLLSDNGPGVSEADLPHLFDRFYRTEQSRNRVSGGSGLGLAICQELMQAHQGRISARRGSFGGLEIELRLPLLEENTE; encoded by the coding sequence ATGCCCATTTATTCACTTCTCGAAAAATCTAGCCTTGTGAATCAGCAAGAAATTGGGCTCCAAAAACCATTGCTTTCATTGTTCACAAAGCTATTTTTAGCCTTTCTATTACATGCTGTGTTGTTGATGGGTCTGATGATGTTGGCTGTACACAACCAAGTCCGTTCAGAATTCAGAGGCTTTTTACAACAGCAAGAATCTGGACGCCTTCGCTATGTTGTCGGAGTGCTGGAACAACACTACGCTATCCAACGCAGTTGGAACCTCCTGGAGAATCAAAGAATCTATTGGTTCATCATACTCCAGGAATCTCTGCGACAGGCAGTTTTAGAGGGAGAAAATTTTCCCTTAAGCATGCAGAGACCAAGAAAACATGGTCCCAGGGATTTATTTGAAGACTTTGATGAATCTTTTGAACTTTTTGAATCAAGTCCTGATTTGAGTGGACCACGGGCTCGCAAACCACCTAGAGCCCAAGAATGGGGAAGCAATCTTACACTTGTTGACACACAAGGACGCTTAATTGCGGGGCAGCCGTCCAATCAAACTGTGGTCTTGAGAATGCCGATAAATTATAGGCATCGTATTGTAGCCTTTCTTCAATGGCATGGAAACGTTCCACAAAGTGGCCTGCGTTTTCTGGAGAGAAACCTTCAGTGGCTCTGGTTTTTTGGTGGCTCCCTAGTCCTGCTAGGTCCTTTGATCGCTTGGTTAGTTTCCAGACAATTGCTGAAACCAGTGCAGGAGTTAAAAAATGGAACAGAAAAACTGAGAGAACACCAACTAGATACGCGTATTCCTGTGGCAACCTCTGATGAGTTAGGGCAATTGGCGCAAGCCTTCAATGAAATGGCTGCTGCTCTCCAAAATTATGAATACCAACGGCAGCAGTGGCTTGCAGATACTGCTCATGAGCTGAGGACTCCGCTTTCTATCTTGAAAGGAGAAATTGAGGCGCTCGAAGATGGTGTCCGTTCTTTCGATAAAAGTAGCCTAGCCTCTTTGCATCAGGAGACAACTCGACTACAGAGAATCGTTGAAGACCTCCGACTCATCAATCACCTTGAACTCGGCAAGCTAGAACTTTTTTTCAGGCCACTTGAACTCAATAAACTAGTGATCGAGGCTTTAAAACAAGCTCAAACTCGTTTAGAGGCAGCGAGAGTGAAAGTTAACTGGACACCAACACAAGCTGAACTTCCCATTAATGGAGATTACGACCGCCTGCACCAGGTTCTCTTGAACTTGATGGAAAACACCGCTCGCCATGCCTCAGATAGCAATCTGGATGTTCGCAGTGGTTTTGACCAGAATGAAGTTGTTCTTTTGCTAAGTGACAATGGACCAGGTGTTTCAGAAGCAGATCTGCCACATTTATTCGACAGATTTTATAGAACTGAACAATCAAGAAATAGAGTCAGTGGCGGAAGTGGACTAGGTTTGGCGATCTGCCAGGAACTTATGCAAGCGCATCAGGGGAGGATAAGTGCTCGGAGGGGATCTTTTGGAGGCCTTGAGATCGAATTGCGTTTGCCTCTGCTTGAGGAGAATACCGAATGA